One Aegilops tauschii subsp. strangulata cultivar AL8/78 chromosome 7, Aet v6.0, whole genome shotgun sequence genomic window carries:
- the LOC109774233 gene encoding potassium transporter 10: MKSAPTMDPEAAAAPGTPPESTGRRGEGRKRLPWRMTLSLAYQSLGVVYGDLSTSPLYVYKAAFADDIQHSETNEEILGVLSFVFWTLTLVPLLKYVCVVLRADDNGEGGTFALYSLLCRHARAALLPPGRGAEPGDEDQFSDAAGATAKKYLEYDNADALGGRGGGAAASVRRVLERHKVLQRVLLVLALVGTCMVIGDGVLTPAISVFSAVSGLELSMEKGHHKYVELPLACFILVCLFALQHYGTHRVGFIFAPIVIAWLLCISMIGVYNIVKWEPHVYQALSPYYMYKFLKKTQRGGWMSLGGILLCVTGSEAMFADLGHFNQLSIQIAFTCMVYPSLILAYMGQAAYLSKHHILEGDYRVGFYVSVPEVIRWPVLAIAILAAVVGSQAVITGTFSMIKQCTSLGCFPRVKIVHTSAQVHGQIYIPEINWILMILCLAVTIGFRDTKHLGNASGLAVITVMLVTTCLMSLVIVLCWHKSIFLAIGFIVFFGTIEALYFSAALIKFREGAWVPIVLAFVFMMVMCIWHYGTIKKYEFDLQNKVSINWLLGLSPNLGIVRVRGIGLIHTELDSGIPAIFSHFVTNLPAFHQVLIFMCIKNVPIPHVSPNERFLVGRIGPKEYRIYRCIVRYGYHDVQMDDQEFEKDLVCSVAEFIRSGGGASKANGLTPGVVDRDEERMTVVASGRMRMLEDEGLGGAAASESTVGPSRAARGEREIQSPSPSPTPTPAPATGVRKRVRFVLPASTPRPNAGVEEELRELTDAREAGMAFILGHCYVKAKTGSSFLRRLVINFGYDFLRRNSRGPNYAVTVPHASTLEVGMIYYV; this comes from the exons ATGAAGAGCGCCCCTACCATGGACCCTGAGGCCGCTGCTGCCCCGGGCACTCCGCCGGAGAGCACG GGGAGGCGGGGAGAGGGGAGGAAGCGGCTGCCGTGGCGGATGACGCTGAGCCTGGCGTACCAGAGCCTCGGGGTGGTGTACGGCGACCTGAGCACGTCGCCGCTGTACGTGTACAAGGCGGCGTTCGCGGACGACATCCAGCACTCGGAGACCAACGAGGAGATCCTGGGCGTGCTCTCCTTCGTCTTCTGGACGCTCACCCTCGTGCCGCTCCTCAAGTACGTCTGCGTCGTGCTCCGCGCCGACGACAACGGCGAGGGCGGCACCTTCGCGCTCTACTCCCTCCTCTGCCGCCATGCCCGCGCCGCGCTCCTCCCGCCGGGCCGCGGCGCAGAGCCCGGGGACGAGGACCAGTTCTCCGACGCCGCCGGCGCCACCGCCAAGAAGTACCTCGAGTATGACAATGCCGACGCGCTGGGCGGGCGCGGTGGGGGCGCCGCCGCCAGCGTCAGGCGGGTGCTGGAGCGCCACAAGGTGCTGCAGCGGGTCCTGCTCGTGCTCGCGCTCGTCGGCACCTGCATGGTCATCGGCGACGGCGTCCTCACGCCGGCCATCTCCG TTTTCTCCGCGGTATCCGGGCTGGAGCTGTCCATGGAGAAGGGGCATCACAAAT ATGTGGAGTTGCCTCTTGCTTGCTTCATACTGGTGTGCCTGTTTGCGCTGCAACACTATGGCACGCACCGGGTGGGATTCATTTTCGCCCCGATCGTGATCGCCTGGCTTCTATGCATAAGCATGATTGGTGTTTACAACATTGTGAAATGGGAGCCTCATGTGTATCAAGCATTATCTCCTTATTACATGTACAAGTTCTTGAAGAAAACACAGAGAGGAGGCTGGATGTCACTGGGGGGAATACTGCTTTGTGTTACAG GATCTGAAGCGATGTTCGCCGATCTGGGGCATTTCAATCAGTTGTCGATACAG ATTGCTTTTACTTGCATGGTTTACCCATCATTGATCCTTGCATACATGGGCCAAGCTGCTTATCTGTCTAAGCATCATATCCTGGAAGGTGACTACAGGGTCGGATTCTACGTGTCTGTGCCAG AGGTAATTAGATGGCCAGTTCTGGCAATTGCCATTCTCGCGGCAGTTGTCGGCAGCCAAGCTGTTATCACCGGCACATTTTCGATGATCAAGCAGTGCACTTCCCTAGGCTGCTTTCCCCGGGTGAAGATCGTGCACACCTCCGCCCAAGTACACGGGCAGATATACATTCCAGAGATCAACTGGATCCTGATGATACTGTGCTTAGCTGTAACCATTGGTTTCAGAGACACAAAACACTTGGGCAATGCATCAG GGTTGGCTGTTATAACCGTCATGCTGGTCACCACATGTCTGATGTCGCTGGTGATAGTCCTGTGCTGGCACAAGAGCATATTCCTGGCAATCgggttcatcgtgttcttcggcACCATCGAGGCGCTGTACTTCTCGGCGGCGCTCATCAAGTTCAGGGAAGGAGCCTGGGTCCCCATCGTCCTCGCCTTTGTCTTCATGATGGTAATGTGCATCTGGCACTATGGCACCATCAAGAAGTACGAGTTCGATCTTCAGAACAAGGTCTCCATCAACTGGCTCCTTGGCCTCAGCCCAAACCTCGGCATCGTCCGTGTCCGCGGCATCGGCCTCATACACACCGAGCTTGACAGCGGCATCCCTGCCATCTTCTCCCATTTTGTCACCAATCTGCCTGCATTCCATCAG GTGCTCATCTTCATGTGCATCAAGAACGTCCCGATCCCGCACGTCTCGCCGAACGAGCGGTTCCTGGTCGGAAGGATCGGGCCGAAGGAGTACAGGATCTACCGGTGCATCGTCCGGTACGGGTACCACGACGTGCAGATGGACGACCAAGAGTTCGAGAAGGACCTCGTGTGCAGCGTCGCCGAGTTCATCCGATCAGGGGGCGGCGCCTCCAAGGCCAACGGCTTGACGCCGGGCGTGGTCGACAGGGACGAGGAGCGGATGACGGTCGTGGCCTCCGGCAGGATGCGCATGCTGGAGGACGAGGGCcttggcggcgcggcggcgtcgGAGAGCACCGTCGGGCCCTCGCGCGCCGCCAGGGGGGAGAGGGAGATAcagtcgccgtcgccgtcgccaacaccAACGCCGGCGCCGGCGACGGGCGTCCGGAAGAGGGTGAGGTTCGTGCTGCCGGCGTCGACCCCGCGGCCGAACGCCGGCGTGGAGGAGGAGCTGCGGGAGCTGACGGACGCGCGGGAGGCCGGCATGGCCTTCATCCTGGGCCACTGCTACGTCAAGGCCAAGACCGGGTCCAGCTTCCTCCGGCGgctggtgatcaacttcggcTACGACTTCCTGCGGAGGAACAGCCGGGGCCCCAACTACGCCGTCACCGTCCCGCACGCCTCCACCCTCGAGGTCGGCATGATATACTATGTCTGA